One window of the Nocardia huaxiensis genome contains the following:
- a CDS encoding carbohydrate ABC transporter permease: protein MRDNAFWAKVFGYAAMVCVLIMVGAPLFWIIITSFKTRPDIYVQPAVYWPKPWHPQNYSDATTKLPFWTFLQNSVIVTAVVSAVKFVLGVLSAYGLVFLRFPGKNIVFLVIIAALMVPNQITVISNYALVSQLGWRNTLVGIIVPLCGVAFGTFLMRNHFLSLPSEVIEAARMDGAGWWRLLTRVVLPMSGPTMVAFAVVTLVNEWNEYLWPFLMADGQEVATLPVGLTLLQNTENPSVTNWGPVMAGTLLTMLPILVVFLALQRHMIKGLTSGAVKG, encoded by the coding sequence ATGCGTGACAATGCCTTCTGGGCCAAGGTTTTCGGCTACGCGGCCATGGTGTGCGTGCTGATCATGGTGGGCGCTCCGCTGTTCTGGATCATCATCACGTCGTTCAAGACGCGGCCCGACATCTATGTGCAGCCGGCCGTGTACTGGCCGAAACCGTGGCATCCGCAGAACTATTCGGACGCCACCACCAAACTGCCGTTCTGGACGTTCCTGCAGAACTCGGTCATCGTCACGGCCGTCGTGTCGGCGGTGAAGTTCGTGCTCGGCGTGCTGAGCGCGTACGGACTCGTCTTCCTGCGGTTTCCGGGGAAGAACATCGTGTTCCTGGTGATCATCGCGGCGCTCATGGTGCCCAACCAGATCACCGTCATCTCCAACTACGCGCTCGTCTCCCAGCTGGGCTGGCGAAACACCCTGGTGGGCATCATCGTTCCGCTGTGCGGGGTGGCCTTCGGGACCTTCCTCATGCGCAATCACTTCCTGTCGCTGCCGAGCGAGGTCATCGAGGCCGCGCGCATGGACGGGGCCGGATGGTGGCGGCTGCTCACCCGGGTGGTGCTGCCCATGTCCGGGCCGACCATGGTGGCGTTCGCGGTGGTCACGCTGGTGAACGAATGGAACGAATACCTGTGGCCGTTCCTCATGGCCGACGGGCAGGAAGTGGCCACGCTTCCCGTGGGTTTGACGCTGCTGCAGAACACCGAGAACCCGTCGGTCACCAACTGGGGTCCGGTCATGGCCGGGACCCTGCTCACCATGCTGCCGATTCTCGTCGTCTTCCTGGCGCTGCAACGTCACATGATCAAGGGCCTCACCTCCGGTGCGGTCAAGGGGTAA
- a CDS encoding ABC transporter substrate-binding protein produces MSDQRFPNLSRRGFLGLAGAAAAGVALTACAGTGGGGKQEGDGKTIKFWSNHPGTSKDLELELINRFQAKYPDLKVELVDAGKNYEEVSQKFNAALSGGELPDVVVLSDVWWFNYALGGTIEPLDSHFASAGVQLDDYVDSLAADYLFNGKHYALPYARSTQIFYYNKDVWSKAGLPDRGPNSWAEFDEWGPKIQSVVGADKWAHGWGDAKNYLAWTFQGPTWTFGGRYSDQWTLKFNDPATISAGNYLRDSINTKKYASVRTQIAVDIGTGIVASGIASTGDLKGIMKNAEGKNSIGTAFLPHPNGPGATTGGAGLAIPSRISDQRKENALKFIEFITNAANTAYFTQGTGYMPVRKSALNDPSELTFLAANPNSKTAIDQLSLTRSQDYARVFLPGADQIIGTGLEQIGLQNRDVTAAFGDVTTQLQAIYDKQISPKLPK; encoded by the coding sequence GTGTCTGACCAACGATTCCCGAACCTGTCCCGCCGCGGGTTCCTCGGGCTGGCCGGTGCGGCCGCGGCCGGGGTCGCGCTGACCGCGTGCGCGGGCACCGGTGGCGGCGGCAAGCAGGAGGGCGACGGCAAGACCATCAAGTTCTGGTCGAACCACCCTGGTACGTCCAAGGATCTGGAACTGGAGCTGATCAACCGGTTCCAGGCGAAGTACCCGGATCTGAAGGTCGAACTGGTCGACGCCGGCAAGAACTACGAGGAGGTGTCGCAGAAGTTCAATGCGGCGCTGTCCGGTGGTGAACTGCCGGATGTGGTGGTGCTGTCGGATGTCTGGTGGTTCAACTACGCCCTCGGCGGCACCATCGAACCGCTCGACAGCCACTTCGCTTCCGCCGGTGTGCAACTCGACGACTACGTGGATTCGCTGGCCGCCGACTACCTGTTCAACGGCAAGCATTACGCGCTGCCGTACGCGCGCTCGACGCAGATCTTCTACTACAACAAGGATGTGTGGTCCAAGGCCGGGCTGCCGGATCGCGGACCGAACAGCTGGGCCGAATTCGACGAGTGGGGCCCCAAGATCCAGTCCGTGGTCGGCGCGGACAAGTGGGCGCACGGCTGGGGCGACGCCAAGAACTACCTGGCCTGGACCTTCCAGGGGCCGACCTGGACCTTCGGCGGCCGCTACTCCGACCAGTGGACGCTGAAGTTCAACGACCCGGCCACCATCAGCGCCGGAAACTACCTGCGCGACAGCATCAATACCAAGAAGTACGCCAGCGTGCGCACCCAGATCGCGGTCGACATCGGCACCGGCATCGTGGCCTCCGGCATCGCCTCCACCGGTGATCTCAAGGGCATCATGAAGAACGCCGAAGGCAAGAACAGCATCGGCACCGCCTTCCTGCCGCACCCGAACGGTCCCGGCGCGACCACCGGCGGTGCGGGTCTGGCCATTCCGTCGCGAATCTCGGACCAGCGCAAGGAGAATGCGCTCAAGTTCATCGAGTTCATCACCAATGCCGCCAATACCGCGTACTTCACGCAGGGCACCGGCTACATGCCGGTCCGCAAGTCGGCGTTGAACGACCCCAGCGAACTGACCTTCCTGGCCGCGAACCCGAACTCCAAGACCGCCATCGACCAGCTGTCGCTGACCCGATCGCAGGACTACGCGCGCGTCTTCCTGCCCGGCGCGGATCAGATCATCGGCACCGGCCTGGAGCAGATCGGCCTCCAGAACCGCGATGTCACCGCCGCTTTCGGCGATGTCACCACCCAGCTGCAGGCGATCTACGACAAGCAGATCTCCCCGAAGCTGCCCAAGTAG
- a CDS encoding ABC transporter ATP-binding protein encodes MATVQFDGVSLTYPGAPAPAVEDLSLEIADGEFLVLVGPSGCGKSTSLRMLAGLEAVTSGRIHIGDRDVTALAPRARDVAMVFQSYALYPNMTVADNMGFALRNAGMSKSDTMVRVREAAAMLELEDLLDRKPARLSGGQRQRVAMGRAIVRRPQVFCMDEPLSNLDAKLRVSTRSQIAALQKRLGTTTVYVTHDQVEAMTMGHRVAVMRDGKLQQIAAPRELYDDPVNAFVAGFIGSPAMNLLTAPVIDGAAVLNELRIPVLRKDARDKVIIGIRPESWDVTTDPTDALAVEVELLEELGAESFLYSHGITDQWSSRSGRIVARVDRRFQVALGDRLYLKPKPGEVFYFDAETELRLR; translated from the coding sequence ATGGCGACTGTGCAGTTCGACGGCGTGAGCCTCACCTACCCGGGAGCTCCCGCCCCCGCGGTCGAAGACCTGAGCCTGGAGATCGCCGACGGCGAATTCCTGGTTCTGGTCGGCCCGTCCGGCTGCGGCAAATCCACCAGTCTGCGCATGCTGGCGGGCCTCGAAGCGGTGACCAGCGGCCGCATCCACATCGGCGACCGCGACGTGACGGCCCTCGCGCCCCGTGCCCGCGACGTGGCCATGGTCTTCCAGAGCTACGCCCTCTACCCCAACATGACCGTGGCCGACAATATGGGCTTCGCCCTCCGCAATGCCGGAATGTCCAAGTCCGACACCATGGTTCGCGTCCGAGAAGCAGCCGCCATGCTCGAACTCGAAGACCTCCTGGACCGCAAACCCGCCCGCCTCTCTGGCGGCCAGCGCCAGCGCGTGGCCATGGGCCGAGCCATAGTCCGCCGCCCCCAGGTCTTCTGCATGGACGAACCGCTCTCCAACCTGGACGCCAAACTCCGGGTCAGCACCCGCTCCCAGATCGCCGCATTGCAGAAACGCCTGGGCACCACCACGGTCTACGTCACCCACGACCAGGTCGAGGCCATGACCATGGGCCACCGGGTAGCGGTCATGCGCGACGGCAAACTCCAGCAGATCGCCGCGCCCCGTGAACTCTACGACGACCCGGTCAATGCGTTCGTCGCCGGCTTCATCGGATCCCCGGCGATGAACCTGCTCACCGCTCCGGTGATCGACGGCGCGGCCGTGCTGAACGAGCTGCGAATCCCGGTGCTGCGCAAGGACGCCCGCGATAAGGTGATCATCGGCATCCGCCCCGAATCCTGGGACGTCACCACCGACCCGACCGACGCCCTCGCGGTCGAGGTGGAACTCCTCGAAGAACTCGGTGCCGAGTCGTTCCTCTACTCCCACGGCATCACCGACCAGTGGTCCAGCCGCTCCGGCCGCATAGTCGCCCGGGTGGACCGCCGCTTCCAAGTTGCCCTCGGCGACCGCCTCTACCTGAAGCCCAAGCCCGGCGAAGTCTTCTACTTCGACGCCGAAACCGAACTGCGCCTTCGGTAA
- a CDS encoding AAA family ATPase produces the protein MTPAVYLITGIQAAGKSTVAQALAERLPRTAHVRGDAFRRFVVNGREEMRPDPPEEALVQLRLRYQLAARTADAYADNGFTAVVQDVVLGDYLPWFAERIRTRPRYVVVLAPRPEVVAAREAGRAKKAYGSYTVEDLDTGLHSTTPRIGLWLDTSDLTVDETVNAILDQARPMP, from the coding sequence GTGACCCCAGCCGTCTACCTCATCACCGGAATCCAGGCCGCAGGCAAATCCACTGTGGCCCAAGCCTTGGCGGAGCGTCTGCCGCGCACGGCCCACGTGCGTGGCGACGCCTTCCGCCGTTTCGTCGTGAACGGCCGCGAGGAAATGCGCCCCGACCCGCCCGAAGAGGCTCTCGTCCAACTCCGCCTCCGGTACCAACTGGCTGCCCGGACCGCGGACGCCTACGCGGACAACGGCTTCACCGCCGTCGTCCAGGACGTGGTCCTCGGCGACTACCTCCCCTGGTTCGCCGAGCGGATCCGCACCCGCCCTCGCTACGTCGTCGTCCTGGCTCCTCGTCCGGAGGTGGTCGCAGCTCGTGAAGCGGGACGTGCGAAGAAAGCCTACGGTTCCTACACCGTGGAAGACCTCGACACCGGTCTCCACTCCACCACCCCGCGCATCGGATTGTGGCTCGACACTTCGGATCTCACCGTCGACGAAACCGTGAACGCGATCTTGGACCAGGCGCGGCCAATGCCCTGA
- a CDS encoding M13 family metallopeptidase, protein MTSQLNNPSGIDLSFVDAGVRVQDDLFAHVNGKWLDSYEIPSDRAVDGAFRTLYDQAEKDVQRIIQDAAASNAAPGSEERKIGDLYNSFMDEATVQAAGLTPIAEELAAVRAVSDRADFAALIGRLQRTGVGGAIVFYVDTDDKDSTRYLVHASQSGIGLPDESYYHKDEYAEIRDKYVAHIRRMFELAGVDHDAQRVFDLEQKLAAGHWDVVRRRDAEKSYNLTTFDALAAENPEFDWNAWTSALAEGVDRSGAELFAELVVRQPDYVRTFAQLWQSESLDDWRAWAAWRVVKARAAYLTDELVEENFSFYGRTLTGAPENRERWKRGVSLVQDLLGEAVGKLYVARHFPPEAKARMVELVENLQEAYRRNISRLEWMGPETRQAALAKLEKFTPKIGYPDEWRDYAAIKIDPADLVGNYRNGYAAEHDRDLNKLGGPVDRGEWFMTPQTVNAYYNPGMNEIVFPAAILQPPFFDMNADDAANYGGIGAVIGHEIGHGFDDQGSKYDGDGNMVDWWTESDRTEFAKRTTALINQYNDFSPKDLSDDHKVNGEFTIGENIGDLGGLSIALEAYKISLDGKEPPVIDGLTGLQRVFFGWAQVWRTKARKEEAIRRLAVDPHSPPEFRCNGVIRNLDTFHEAFEVQPGDSLYLDPAERVKIW, encoded by the coding sequence GTGACTTCGCAGCTGAACAACCCTTCCGGTATCGACCTGTCGTTCGTGGACGCGGGTGTGCGGGTGCAGGACGACCTGTTCGCGCACGTCAACGGCAAATGGCTGGACTCGTACGAGATACCGTCCGATCGGGCGGTCGACGGCGCCTTCCGCACGCTCTACGACCAGGCCGAGAAGGATGTGCAGCGGATCATCCAGGACGCCGCCGCCTCGAATGCCGCCCCCGGCAGCGAGGAGCGCAAGATCGGTGACCTCTACAACAGCTTCATGGACGAGGCCACCGTCCAGGCCGCGGGCCTGACCCCGATCGCCGAGGAACTGGCCGCCGTCCGCGCGGTGTCCGACCGCGCCGACTTCGCGGCCCTCATCGGCCGGTTGCAGCGCACCGGCGTCGGCGGCGCGATCGTCTTCTACGTCGACACCGACGACAAGGACTCGACCCGCTACCTGGTGCACGCCTCCCAGTCCGGCATCGGCCTGCCCGACGAGTCCTACTACCACAAGGACGAATACGCGGAGATCCGCGACAAGTACGTCGCGCACATTCGCCGCATGTTCGAACTGGCGGGCGTGGATCACGACGCGCAGCGCGTGTTCGACCTGGAGCAGAAGCTGGCCGCCGGGCACTGGGATGTGGTGCGCCGCCGCGACGCCGAAAAGAGCTACAACCTCACCACTTTCGACGCGCTCGCCGCAGAGAATCCCGAATTCGACTGGAACGCCTGGACTTCGGCGCTCGCCGAGGGCGTGGACAGGTCCGGTGCGGAACTGTTCGCGGAACTGGTTGTCCGCCAGCCCGATTACGTGCGCACCTTCGCGCAGCTGTGGCAGTCGGAGTCGCTCGACGACTGGAGGGCCTGGGCGGCCTGGCGCGTGGTGAAGGCCCGCGCCGCCTATCTGACCGACGAACTGGTCGAGGAGAACTTCTCCTTCTACGGCCGCACCCTCACCGGCGCCCCCGAGAACCGGGAACGCTGGAAGCGCGGCGTCTCCCTGGTGCAGGACCTGCTCGGCGAAGCGGTCGGCAAACTGTATGTGGCCCGGCACTTCCCGCCGGAGGCCAAGGCCCGCATGGTCGAACTGGTGGAGAACCTGCAGGAGGCGTACCGCCGCAATATCTCCCGGCTGGAGTGGATGGGCCCCGAAACCCGTCAGGCCGCCCTGGCCAAGCTGGAGAAGTTCACCCCCAAGATCGGCTACCCGGACGAGTGGCGCGACTACGCGGCCATCAAGATCGACCCCGCGGACCTGGTGGGCAACTACCGCAACGGCTACGCCGCCGAACACGACCGCGACCTGAACAAGCTCGGCGGCCCCGTGGATCGCGGCGAATGGTTCATGACCCCGCAGACCGTGAATGCCTACTACAACCCCGGCATGAACGAAATCGTCTTCCCCGCAGCCATTCTCCAGCCGCCCTTCTTCGACATGAACGCCGACGACGCCGCCAACTACGGCGGCATCGGCGCGGTCATCGGCCACGAGATCGGCCACGGCTTCGACGACCAGGGCTCCAAATACGACGGCGACGGCAACATGGTCGACTGGTGGACCGAGTCCGACCGCACCGAATTCGCCAAGCGCACAACGGCTCTCATCAACCAGTACAACGACTTCTCCCCCAAGGACCTCTCCGACGACCACAAGGTCAACGGCGAGTTCACCATCGGCGAGAACATCGGCGACCTCGGCGGCCTCTCCATCGCCCTGGAGGCGTACAAGATCTCCCTCGACGGCAAGGAGCCCCCGGTCATCGACGGCCTCACCGGCCTCCAGCGCGTCTTCTTCGGCTGGGCCCAGGTGTGGCGCACCAAGGCCCGCAAGGAAGAAGCCATCCGCCGCCTCGCCGTGGACCCGCACTCCCCGCCCGAATTCCGCTGCAACGGCGTCATCCGCAACCTCGACACCTTCCACGAAGCCTTCGAGGTCCAGCCGGGCGACTCCCTCTACCTGGACCCGGCGGAGCGCGTGAAGATCTGGTGA
- a CDS encoding DUF397 domain-containing protein, with protein sequence MITNAKYFPDSREWFTSTRTNNGNQCVEVRFDGATVHIRDSKYRRDPANRPETEPVITVTATEWMAFLDHLTGRPAHPVELTAHTAADGHTTLRRGEITLVYTPGEWEAFIAGVRDGEFDRIPVHS encoded by the coding sequence ATGATTACCAACGCGAAATACTTCCCGGATTCCCGCGAGTGGTTCACCTCCACCCGCACGAATAATGGAAATCAATGTGTCGAAGTCCGTTTCGACGGCGCGACGGTGCACATCCGCGACAGCAAGTACCGCCGCGATCCCGCGAATCGACCCGAGACCGAACCCGTCATCACCGTCACCGCCACCGAATGGATGGCATTCCTCGACCACCTCACCGGCCGGCCCGCGCACCCCGTCGAGCTGACCGCCCACACCGCCGCCGACGGCCACACCACGCTGCGCCGCGGCGAGATCACCCTGGTCTACACCCCCGGTGAGTGGGAAGCCTTCATTGCCGGAGTCCGCGACGGCGAGTTCGATCGGATTCCTGTTCACTCCTAG
- a CDS encoding Scr1 family TA system antitoxin-like transcriptional regulator: protein MAPVSPTVARWELVLRLRELREQRGFDSATFAKRVGFTPANWSHVEKGRRVLTVNTIGPVLELLEVDGEEREELQELLALSKERGWWAKSPALLGPELQRYYGMEVGAESIRSYDSLVIPGLLQTEEYARALISADVMIRPVQVEQLVAVRMRRQERLRGPERVELTAVVGEATLLQQIGGPKVLRGQLEHLVELLEDLDSVTVRVIPFAATHGAILGGSSFHLLDFAGESLPTFAWVESSVFGGAVDDPGLVRDLAFALVRALDQSLSRTESLELIKHYSQG from the coding sequence ATGGCACCCGTTTCGCCCACTGTTGCTCGGTGGGAGCTGGTTCTGCGCCTGCGGGAGCTGCGCGAGCAGCGCGGCTTCGATTCGGCGACGTTCGCCAAGCGCGTCGGCTTCACTCCGGCCAATTGGTCGCACGTGGAGAAGGGCCGCCGGGTTCTCACCGTGAACACCATCGGCCCGGTGCTGGAGTTGCTCGAGGTGGATGGTGAAGAGCGCGAGGAACTTCAGGAGCTGCTGGCGCTGAGCAAGGAACGCGGCTGGTGGGCGAAATCGCCGGCCTTGCTGGGGCCGGAACTGCAGCGGTATTACGGCATGGAGGTCGGGGCGGAGAGTATTCGGAGTTACGACAGTCTGGTGATTCCCGGCCTGCTCCAGACCGAGGAGTATGCGCGCGCGCTCATCAGTGCCGATGTAATGATCCGGCCGGTGCAGGTGGAACAGCTGGTGGCCGTGCGCATGCGCCGGCAGGAGCGTTTGCGCGGCCCGGAGCGGGTGGAGTTGACGGCGGTGGTGGGTGAGGCCACGCTGCTGCAGCAGATCGGCGGTCCGAAGGTGCTGCGCGGTCAGCTCGAGCATCTGGTGGAGCTGCTGGAAGACCTGGATTCGGTGACGGTGCGGGTGATTCCGTTCGCCGCGACGCACGGCGCGATTCTCGGCGGGTCGAGTTTTCACCTGCTGGATTTCGCTGGAGAATCGCTGCCGACTTTCGCCTGGGTGGAAAGCTCAGTATTCGGCGGCGCGGTGGACGATCCGGGGCTGGTGCGCGATCTGGCTTTTGCATTAGTGCGCGCCCTGGATCAATCTCTCAGCCGCACAGAGTCTTTGGAGTTGATCAAACATTATTCGCAAGGGTAG
- a CDS encoding DUF4190 domain-containing protein → MSQYPPPGQYGEQYPSPPPGGYPQQPGGYSPPPPGGGQQYWQESPKGKGMAITAMVLGIIALPAILTVVGGILLGLVAAILGLIAIVKIRGGRAGGMGMAITGVVLGIIGIIGSVIWGLIIWTAAEETGFTDYIDCAQKAGSDQAKLDQCEREFNRRVEDKFSVTLTPQPTP, encoded by the coding sequence ATGTCGCAATACCCGCCCCCCGGCCAGTACGGCGAGCAGTACCCCTCGCCCCCGCCCGGCGGTTATCCCCAGCAGCCCGGAGGGTATTCGCCCCCGCCGCCCGGCGGCGGTCAGCAGTACTGGCAGGAATCTCCGAAGGGCAAGGGCATGGCCATCACAGCCATGGTGCTCGGCATCATCGCGTTGCCCGCCATTCTCACGGTTGTCGGCGGCATTCTGCTCGGCCTCGTCGCCGCGATCCTCGGCCTGATCGCCATCGTCAAGATTCGCGGTGGCCGCGCGGGCGGTATGGGCATGGCGATCACCGGCGTGGTGCTGGGCATCATCGGCATCATCGGCTCGGTCATCTGGGGTCTGATCATCTGGACCGCCGCGGAGGAGACCGGGTTCACCGACTACATCGACTGCGCGCAGAAGGCCGGCAGCGATCAGGCCAAGCTCGATCAGTGTGAGCGCGAGTTCAATCGGCGCGTGGAGGACAAGTTCAGCGTCACGCTGACGCCGCAGCCGACCCCCTGA
- a CDS encoding pirin family protein has translation MSTLTTPHIDVHRGGDRMKTRVAWLDSKHSFSFGEHYDPDNTHHGLLLVNNEDIVLPGEGFETHPHRDMEIVTWVLSGSLVHQDSLGHNGVIYPGLAQRMSAGTGILHSEKNDSWRISANPEHDEPVHFVQMWVVPDDSGLTPGYQQLEVDDELAAGGLVTVASGLPRYRDRTAISINSSHAAMHVARMSDPATEIRLPEAPYLHLFVARGQVEMEGVGPLYEGDAVRMARSGGQRITANVPAEILVWEMHARLGGQ, from the coding sequence GTGTCCACGCTCACGACACCACACATCGATGTCCATCGTGGCGGCGACCGCATGAAAACCCGTGTGGCGTGGCTGGATTCGAAGCATTCGTTTTCGTTCGGGGAACACTACGATCCGGACAACACCCATCACGGGCTGCTGCTCGTGAACAATGAGGACATCGTCCTGCCCGGTGAGGGGTTCGAGACCCATCCGCATCGGGATATGGAGATCGTCACCTGGGTGTTGAGCGGCAGCCTGGTGCATCAGGATTCGCTGGGGCACAACGGGGTGATCTATCCGGGTCTGGCGCAGCGGATGAGCGCGGGCACCGGCATCCTGCATTCGGAGAAGAACGATTCGTGGCGGATCAGCGCGAATCCGGAACACGACGAGCCGGTGCATTTCGTGCAGATGTGGGTGGTGCCGGACGACTCCGGCCTGACGCCCGGCTATCAGCAGCTGGAGGTCGACGACGAGCTGGCCGCCGGCGGCCTGGTGACGGTCGCGTCGGGGCTGCCGCGCTATCGCGATCGGACGGCCATCTCCATCAACAGTTCCCACGCCGCCATGCACGTGGCGCGGATGTCCGATCCGGCGACCGAGATCCGACTACCGGAAGCCCCCTATCTGCATCTTTTCGTGGCCAGGGGGCAGGTGGAGATGGAAGGTGTGGGTCCGCTGTACGAGGGGGACGCGGTGCGGATGGCCCGGAGCGGCGGGCAGCGCATCACGGCGAACGTTCCCGCGGAGATTCTGGTGTGGGAGATGCATGCCCGGCTGGGTGGGCAATAG
- a CDS encoding NUDIX hydrolase: MRPEVLAGIERELRQQADSEGIVHFVVGVAVFQGGKLLVVRRVADDWHGGMYELPGGGVESGESFAECVERELFEETGLRVRRITDVLGGFDYATRTKSRVRKYSFVVEVEPGEVSLAPGEHDQFQWIDADGLDSLPMAEDMRAAVFALVTTHPSR; this comes from the coding sequence ATGCGACCCGAGGTACTCGCGGGCATCGAACGTGAACTCCGGCAGCAGGCCGATAGCGAGGGGATCGTCCACTTCGTGGTGGGCGTGGCCGTCTTCCAGGGAGGCAAACTCCTGGTCGTACGGCGTGTCGCAGACGACTGGCATGGGGGAATGTACGAACTGCCCGGGGGTGGAGTCGAATCCGGCGAAAGCTTCGCCGAATGCGTGGAACGCGAACTGTTCGAGGAAACCGGCTTACGGGTACGACGGATCACCGACGTACTCGGCGGATTCGATTACGCCACCCGCACGAAATCCCGCGTGCGGAAATACAGCTTCGTCGTCGAAGTGGAACCGGGGGAGGTATCGCTGGCACCGGGCGAACACGACCAATTCCAATGGATCGACGCCGACGGCCTCGACAGCCTGCCCATGGCCGAGGATATGCGGGCCGCGGTCTTCGCGCTGGTGACCACCCACCCGTCCCGGTGA
- a CDS encoding MFS transporter → MLRESPGVLRLTTIRLAGQFGDGMFQGALSGAILFNPERETDPLAIAGGFAALLLPYSIIGPYAGALLDRWDRRTVLLLANVLRAMLIAVTALALHGGVRATPLLLLALAVVGTSRFLGSGVSASLPHVLAQHRLVPMNSILATVASGFTIAGVGTAFAIIKVVGAGDFGSAVAVAASTAGSVIAAIAAAGFAPHALGPDRPDKYPGPVAATEIPAVEQRSAVRAIASGLRAGATAAWQSREVTTAMIGIGAHRVVFGADTLLMVLVLRRGEGGVGTHMAKFSAAISAAGAGMVIAAVVAPMLIPRWGRSKTVVAGLATAIVVQLLLVTPITFATGVAERWAEVALLAAAFLLGLAGQTIKLTGDAAMQIDIDDTHRGQVFALQDTVFNITFVLAIAGTAMLIPADGRSPGVVIAAAGVYACGIAAIALNSRRTAGP, encoded by the coding sequence GTGCTGCGCGAGAGCCCGGGAGTGCTGCGGCTGACCACCATTCGGCTCGCCGGGCAATTCGGGGACGGCATGTTCCAGGGGGCGCTGTCGGGGGCGATCCTGTTCAATCCCGAACGGGAAACCGATCCGCTGGCCATCGCGGGCGGGTTCGCGGCGCTGCTGCTGCCGTACTCGATCATCGGGCCGTACGCGGGCGCGCTGCTGGACCGGTGGGACCGACGCACGGTGCTGCTGCTGGCGAACGTGCTGCGCGCGATGCTGATCGCGGTCACCGCCCTGGCCCTGCACGGCGGCGTGCGGGCCACGCCGCTGCTACTGCTCGCGCTGGCGGTGGTCGGCACGTCGCGGTTCCTGGGATCGGGTGTGTCGGCGTCGCTGCCGCATGTGCTGGCCCAGCACCGGCTGGTGCCGATGAATTCGATACTCGCGACCGTGGCCTCGGGCTTCACCATCGCCGGGGTGGGCACGGCATTCGCGATCATCAAAGTGGTGGGCGCGGGCGACTTCGGGTCGGCCGTGGCGGTGGCGGCGAGCACCGCCGGATCGGTGATCGCGGCGATAGCGGCGGCGGGGTTCGCACCGCATGCCCTCGGGCCGGACAGACCGGATAAGTATCCGGGGCCGGTGGCAGCGACGGAGATACCGGCGGTCGAGCAGCGAAGTGCGGTGCGCGCCATCGCGTCCGGGCTCCGGGCCGGGGCGACGGCGGCGTGGCAGTCGCGCGAGGTCACCACGGCGATGATCGGCATCGGGGCGCACCGCGTGGTGTTCGGGGCCGACACGCTGCTCATGGTGCTGGTACTGCGGCGCGGCGAGGGCGGGGTCGGCACGCACATGGCGAAATTCAGTGCGGCCATCTCGGCGGCCGGTGCGGGCATGGTGATCGCGGCCGTGGTCGCACCCATGCTGATTCCGCGATGGGGGCGGTCGAAGACCGTGGTCGCGGGACTGGCCACGGCCATCGTGGTGCAACTGCTGCTGGTCACGCCGATCACCTTCGCCACGGGGGTGGCCGAACGGTGGGCCGAAGTGGCGCTGCTGGCGGCCGCGTTCCTGCTGGGGCTGGCGGGGCAGACGATCAAGCTGACCGGGGACGCGGCCATGCAGATCGATATCGACGACACCCATCGCGGGCAGGTGTTCGCCCTGCAGGACACCGTTTTCAACATCACCTTCGTGCTGGCCATCGCGGGCACGGCGATGCTGATTCCGGCCGACGGGCGGTCGCCGGGGGTGGTGATCGCGGCGGCCGGGGTGTACGCGTGCGGGATCGCGGCCATCGCTCTCAATTCGCGCCGCACGGCCGGGCCGTAG